Proteins encoded in a region of the Labrus mixtus chromosome 19, fLabMix1.1, whole genome shotgun sequence genome:
- the LOC132993992 gene encoding cilia- and flagella-associated protein 251-like: ENEEEEEEEEEEEEEEEEEEEEEEEEEEEEETEEEDEEEEEEEEEEEEEEEEEEEEEEEEEGEEEEEMEEEEKEEEEEEEEKEEEEEEEEEEEEDEEEEEEEEEEDEEEEEEEEEEEEEEDEEEEDEEEEYEEEEEEEEEEEEEDEEEEYEEEEEEEEETEEEEEEDEEEEYEEEEEEEEEEEEEEEEEDEEEEYEEEEEEEEEEEEEEEEEEEEEEEEEE, from the coding sequence gagaacgaggaagaggaggaggaagaggaggaggaggaggaggaagaagaggaggaggaagaggaggaagaggaggaggaggaggaggaggagacagaggaggaggacgaggaagaggaggaggaagaggaggaagaagaggaggaggaagaggaagaagaggaggaggaggaggaggaagagggtgaggaggaggaggagatggaggaagaggagaaggaggaagaagaggaggaggaagagaaggaggaagaagaggaggaggaagaggaggaggaagaggatgaggaggaagaggaggaggaggaggaagaggatgaggaggaagaggaggaggaggaggaggaggaagaggaggaggatgaggaggaagaggatgaggaggaagagtatgaggaggaggaggaggaggaggaggaggaagaggaggaggatgaggaggaagagtatgaggaggaggaggaggaggaggaggagacagaggaggaagaggaagaggatgaggaggaagagtatgaggaggaggaagaggaggaggaagaggaggaggaggaggaggaggaggaggatgaggaggaagagtatgaggaggaggaggaagaggaggaggaggaggaggaggaagaggaggaggaggaggaggaggaagaggaggaagaggag